A region from the Actinoplanes sp. OR16 genome encodes:
- a CDS encoding CPBP family intramembrane glutamic endopeptidase translates to MRFVKQFLAVLAVMVVGGQATAAVQANPWLTLAAGLVSAVLTVLTYRWVVRRTEHRDVSELAGGGTRFAAGALIGAAMFASVAVNLAFNGDVHFVGAGSVSNTFGIFGFMAAAAVTEEVLFRGVLFRIVEERLGTYSSLILTGVAFGAMHLFNEKATLWGALAIAVEAGFMLAACLAAFRNLWVPIGLHFTWNFLLAGVFTLTSSGNGLGQGLIQVTITGPELFTGGDFGPEGGVAAVGAGTLLTLIFLVMAHRRGHIVRPGSRGAGVAAYATVAR, encoded by the coding sequence ATGCGTTTCGTGAAGCAATTCCTGGCCGTGCTGGCGGTCATGGTGGTCGGTGGCCAGGCGACCGCCGCGGTGCAGGCCAATCCATGGCTGACCCTTGCTGCCGGCTTGGTGTCGGCGGTCCTGACCGTCCTCACCTACCGCTGGGTGGTGCGGCGTACCGAGCATCGCGACGTCTCCGAACTCGCCGGCGGCGGCACGCGGTTCGCTGCGGGCGCACTGATCGGCGCTGCGATGTTCGCGTCGGTCGCTGTCAACCTGGCCTTCAACGGCGACGTGCACTTCGTCGGCGCCGGCTCGGTGTCGAACACGTTCGGCATCTTCGGGTTCATGGCGGCCGCCGCAGTGACCGAGGAGGTGCTGTTTCGGGGTGTGCTGTTCCGGATCGTCGAGGAGCGGCTCGGCACCTATTCGTCGCTGATCCTGACGGGTGTGGCGTTCGGCGCGATGCATCTGTTCAACGAGAAGGCCACCCTGTGGGGGGCGCTCGCCATCGCCGTCGAAGCCGGGTTCATGCTGGCCGCCTGTTTAGCTGCCTTCCGTAACCTGTGGGTGCCGATCGGTTTGCACTTCACCTGGAACTTCTTGCTCGCCGGCGTCTTCACCCTGACGTCGTCCGGTAACGGTCTCGGCCAGGGCCTGATCCAGGTCACGATCACGGGCCCGGAGTTGTTCACCGGAGGCGATTTCGGCCCCGAGGGCGGTGTGGCAGCGGTCGGCGCGGGCACCCTGCTGACCCTGATCTTCCTGGTCATGGCTCACCGCCGCGGTCACATCGTACGGCCGGGCAGCCGAGGAGCCGGCGTCGCCGCATACGCTACGGTTGCTCGATGA
- a CDS encoding response regulator transcription factor: MTAPVRVLVCDDQALIRMGFTTIIDAQPDMEVVGECADGRAAVDLTARVRPDVVVMDVRMPVLDGIEATRLLAGAGVADPVKVLVVTTFNLDEYVYEALRAGASGFLLKDAPPAQLLHGIRTVATGAALLAPEVTRQLVGRYAVRIRPADDATGDPALTPRELEVLRLIANGLSNAEIAATLVISQETVKTYVSRILTKLGLRDRVQAVVYAYRQGLVT, translated from the coding sequence GTGACAGCGCCGGTCCGGGTGCTGGTCTGCGACGACCAGGCGCTGATCCGGATGGGCTTCACGACGATCATCGACGCCCAGCCCGACATGGAGGTGGTCGGCGAGTGCGCCGACGGCCGCGCCGCCGTCGACCTGACCGCCCGGGTACGGCCCGACGTCGTCGTGATGGACGTGCGAATGCCGGTGCTCGATGGCATCGAGGCCACCCGGCTGCTCGCGGGTGCCGGTGTCGCCGACCCCGTTAAGGTCCTCGTCGTCACCACCTTCAACCTCGACGAGTACGTGTACGAGGCGCTGCGCGCGGGCGCGAGCGGCTTCCTGCTCAAGGACGCCCCGCCGGCCCAGCTCCTGCACGGCATCCGCACGGTCGCCACCGGCGCTGCACTGCTGGCGCCGGAGGTCACCCGGCAGCTCGTCGGCCGGTATGCGGTGCGCATTCGGCCCGCGGACGACGCCACGGGCGACCCAGCGCTGACCCCGCGCGAGCTGGAGGTGCTGCGCCTGATCGCGAACGGCCTGTCCAACGCTGAGATCGCCGCGACGCTCGTAATCAGCCAGGAGACCGTCAAGACGTACGTGTCGCGCATCCTCACCAAGCTGGGCCTGCGCGACCGCGTGCAGGCGGTCGTCTACGCCTATCGCCAGGGCTTGGTCACCTAA
- a CDS encoding TetR/AcrR family transcriptional regulator: MARWTPNARGRLETAALELYDEHGYDQATVTQITERAGLTERTFFRHFADKREVLFGGSQLLQDHLVERVTDAPPSAAPWEAMTAALSTAGDVLPADREYSRLRQRVIAAHPGLMERELIKLATLSEALADALQRRGIAARTAHLAADTAIAVFKAAFTRWLETPEQSDFATLVREASEEQRVIVGG; encoded by the coding sequence GTGGCCAGATGGACACCGAACGCGCGCGGGCGCCTGGAGACGGCAGCACTGGAGCTCTATGACGAGCACGGATACGACCAGGCCACGGTCACCCAGATCACCGAGCGGGCAGGGCTGACCGAGCGCACGTTCTTCCGGCACTTCGCCGACAAGCGCGAGGTCCTCTTCGGCGGGTCCCAGCTGCTGCAGGATCATCTCGTCGAGCGCGTGACCGACGCACCGCCCTCCGCCGCCCCGTGGGAGGCGATGACCGCCGCGCTGAGCACCGCAGGTGACGTATTACCCGCCGACCGTGAGTACTCCCGCCTACGCCAGCGCGTCATTGCGGCTCATCCCGGGCTGATGGAGCGGGAACTGATCAAGCTGGCCACGCTTTCCGAGGCGCTGGCCGACGCCCTTCAGCGGCGCGGAATCGCGGCCCGCACGGCGCACCTGGCCGCCGACACGGCGATCGCGGTCTTCAAGGCCGCGTTCACACGCTGGCTGGAGACACCGGAGCAGTCGGACTTCGCCACGCTCGTGCGCGAGGCCAGCGAGGAACAGCGGGTCATCGTCGGGGGATAG
- a CDS encoding sensor histidine kinase has translation MIDIGRVAAWWRRLPVPARDLPLALALALASLVPAVNSHGTQVGDVPTRPLDAFAFAVVAVECLPLAIRRRWPAASLALVSLGFAADQLRGYHTLAATALTIAVFSAGAHLERSRRTTVVLVSAAYVTLVLALTGNGAAESPAGFATFYAGMAVLWWFGSSLRTARAAEVERRRAVAEASRAAERTRIARELHDVVTHHVTAMVVQAEAARYLTAHPERLAQTLTAITDTGRRAVSDLRNLLDLLNPEHGTEPRTPSVGELRALVEQTRQAGQPVEFTEDGDLSQTSGSTEVAVYRVVQEALTNALKYAHGSRTAVHVRHAPDVTMVEVSTEGPGSRHASPGGSGRGLAGLRERVGVLGGEFSASRAVDGGFVVRARIPAGSPS, from the coding sequence ATGATCGACATCGGCAGGGTTGCGGCGTGGTGGCGCAGGCTCCCGGTCCCTGCCCGCGATCTGCCCCTGGCGCTGGCTCTCGCCCTGGCCTCGCTGGTGCCTGCGGTGAACAGCCACGGCACCCAGGTCGGCGACGTCCCCACCCGGCCGTTGGACGCGTTCGCGTTCGCCGTCGTCGCCGTGGAGTGCCTGCCGCTGGCGATCCGCCGGCGCTGGCCCGCCGCCAGCCTGGCGCTGGTGTCCCTCGGGTTCGCCGCCGACCAGCTCCGCGGGTACCACACCCTCGCCGCCACCGCGCTGACCATCGCCGTATTCAGCGCGGGAGCGCACCTGGAGCGGTCCCGGCGTACCACCGTCGTGCTGGTCTCGGCCGCGTACGTGACGCTGGTCCTAGCGCTCACCGGCAACGGCGCGGCCGAGAGTCCGGCCGGCTTTGCCACCTTCTACGCGGGAATGGCGGTGCTGTGGTGGTTCGGCTCCTCCCTGCGGACCGCCCGCGCCGCCGAGGTGGAACGCCGCCGGGCAGTGGCCGAAGCGAGCCGCGCAGCCGAGCGCACGCGCATCGCCCGGGAGCTACACGACGTGGTCACCCACCACGTGACGGCGATGGTGGTGCAGGCAGAGGCGGCACGCTACCTGACCGCCCACCCAGAACGCCTGGCGCAGACCCTGACCGCGATCACCGATACCGGTCGCCGCGCCGTATCCGACCTGCGTAACCTGCTCGACCTGCTGAACCCGGAGCACGGCACTGAGCCGCGCACCCCGTCCGTCGGGGAGCTTCGTGCCCTGGTGGAGCAGACCCGGCAGGCCGGGCAGCCCGTCGAGTTCACCGAGGACGGCGACCTCTCGCAGACGTCCGGCAGCACCGAGGTCGCGGTGTACCGGGTCGTGCAGGAAGCACTGACGAACGCCCTCAAGTACGCGCACGGCAGCCGTACCGCCGTCCATGTGCGGCACGCGCCGGATGTGACGATGGTGGAGGTCAGCACCGAGGGCCCGGGGTCGCGGCATGCGTCCCCGGGCGGCAGCGGCCGCGGCCTGGCCGGGCTGCGCGAGCGCGTCGGCGTGCTCGGCGGCGAGTTCAGTGCGAGCCGCGCCGTCGACGGCGGGTTCGTCGTGCGCGCCCGCATCCCTGCCGGGAGCCCGTCGTGA
- a CDS encoding LLM class F420-dependent oxidoreductase produces the protein MKVDVPARVGVQITNEYGDYAEVRDTVRALEDLGVDIVFNWDHFFPLFGASDGPHLEAWTMLGALAEQTSRVTLGPLVNCTAYRNADLQADMARTVDHISGGRLIFGTGSGWLARDFDEYGYPFGTPGSRLAALAADLPRIKARWKLLNPAPIRDIPVLIGGAGERKTLRIVAQHADIWHSLSDAVTLRRKLGVLGDWCDRVGRDPDEIEVGVTVSDPWAASDYTRLDELYAMGVRIFQGRAMGLRDLDGVRRLLRWRDAAT, from the coding sequence ATGAAGGTCGACGTCCCCGCGCGCGTCGGGGTGCAGATCACGAACGAATACGGTGACTACGCCGAGGTCCGCGACACCGTCCGCGCCTTGGAGGACCTCGGCGTCGACATCGTCTTCAACTGGGACCACTTCTTCCCGCTCTTCGGTGCCAGCGACGGCCCGCACCTGGAAGCCTGGACCATGCTCGGCGCCCTCGCCGAACAGACCTCGCGGGTGACGCTCGGGCCGTTGGTCAACTGCACCGCCTACCGCAACGCCGACCTGCAGGCCGACATGGCCCGCACGGTCGACCACATCTCCGGCGGCCGGCTCATCTTCGGGACGGGCTCCGGCTGGCTCGCCCGCGACTTCGACGAGTACGGCTACCCGTTCGGCACACCGGGTTCGCGCCTGGCCGCGCTGGCAGCCGACCTGCCGCGGATCAAAGCCCGGTGGAAGCTACTCAACCCGGCTCCCATACGGGACATCCCGGTGCTGATCGGCGGCGCCGGTGAGCGCAAGACCCTGCGGATCGTCGCGCAGCACGCCGACATCTGGCACAGCCTGTCCGACGCTGTCACACTGCGCCGCAAGCTGGGCGTGCTCGGCGACTGGTGTGACCGGGTGGGCCGTGACCCCGACGAGATCGAGGTCGGCGTCACGGTGTCCGACCCCTGGGCTGCCTCCGACTACACCCGGCTGGACGAGCTGTACGCGATGGGCGTGCGGATCTTCCAGGGCCGTGCCATGGGCCTGCGGGACCTCGACGGCGTCCGGCGCCTCCTGCGATGGCGGGACGCAGCCACCTGA
- a CDS encoding alpha/beta hydrolase fold domain-containing protein, with protein MVPSPLSSKDQVEPQLRVALDAVPPFGVSAETLADFRPAVDAMALSAPDAPGVTTVERQVPRPDGTSIPVRVHTPAGDTARGALIFLHGGGMIMGSSVGYDAQSRHFAHTAGCVVVAVDYRLAPENPYPAGLEDCYTVLTWLHTAAAELGFPAGRIAVAGESGGGGLAAGLALLAHDRAEVSLSAQFLQYPMLDDRTGTDAEPDPLPYAGEFVWTAPSNRFAWQSVLGEAHAGPGVPAYAAPARAAKAAGVAPAYIVVGQLDLFVGEALRYARTLIRSGVPTELHLVPGAYHAFMSFAPEAETSRRASARFLDAIVRHFRDTEVPAP; from the coding sequence GTGGTGCCATCGCCCCTCAGCAGTAAGGACCAGGTCGAGCCGCAGTTGCGAGTGGCCCTGGACGCGGTTCCGCCCTTCGGGGTGTCCGCGGAAACGCTGGCGGACTTCCGGCCGGCTGTCGACGCCATGGCGCTGTCGGCGCCAGACGCACCAGGCGTCACCACCGTGGAACGGCAGGTGCCGCGCCCCGACGGGACCTCCATCCCGGTCCGGGTGCACACACCCGCCGGCGACACCGCCCGCGGAGCTCTCATTTTCCTGCACGGCGGAGGAATGATCATGGGAAGCTCCGTCGGCTACGACGCCCAGAGCCGGCACTTCGCCCACACCGCGGGCTGCGTAGTGGTGGCGGTCGACTACCGGCTCGCGCCCGAGAACCCGTACCCGGCCGGCCTGGAGGACTGTTACACCGTGCTCACGTGGCTGCACACTGCTGCCGCCGAACTGGGATTCCCGGCCGGGCGCATTGCCGTCGCCGGAGAGAGTGGAGGCGGTGGGCTCGCGGCGGGCCTCGCGCTGCTGGCCCACGACCGTGCAGAAGTGAGCCTGTCGGCGCAGTTCCTGCAGTACCCGATGCTCGACGACCGGACCGGGACTGACGCCGAACCGGACCCCCTGCCGTACGCGGGTGAGTTCGTGTGGACGGCGCCCAGCAATCGCTTCGCCTGGCAGTCGGTCCTGGGTGAGGCGCACGCCGGTCCGGGCGTCCCCGCGTATGCGGCGCCCGCCCGGGCGGCAAAGGCGGCCGGCGTGGCCCCCGCGTACATCGTCGTCGGACAGCTCGACCTGTTCGTGGGTGAGGCGCTGCGGTACGCCAGGACGCTGATCCGCAGCGGCGTCCCGACCGAGCTGCACCTGGTGCCCGGTGCCTACCACGCGTTCATGTCGTTCGCCCCCGAGGCGGAGACCTCCCGGCGCGCCTCGGCCCGATTCCTCGACGCGATCGTCCGTCACTTCCGCGACACTGAGGTCCCGGCGCCGTGA